ATATGACATGCGCCCAAGAGAAGACTGTCTCCGCTCTTCACCTCAGCTGTTCCTCCTCGTCCCCCCCAAAGTACAACATTCTGCAGACCCCCCCTCTCTAAATGTCTTTCATTCTCACTTTATCTGTTTCTCTCTGCCAGTCTTTTGGcctagttgtgtgtgtgtgtgtgtgtgtaggggggtgGCGGAGGGGTTAAGTTTTGTTTGATTTATAATGACCAGCAatgccccctcccccgccccccgcccttGACCTACGGGGGGATTATGGCGTCACCTGGGGCCCCCGGGTGGGGTGTTATAAAGCCTCTGCCCGGCCCTCTCCCCTCCGTCAGAGAGGCTAAAAGGTCCCCCGGACGCCCTGTCGGTCCAGCGTCTCTACATCAGACACATTTAACGTCCACCTCCGGCTCGACAACTCGTCCCACCTGAGACCCCTCCCCGCCCGCACCCCCGCCTTACCTCACACCTTATGTCTTTGGGGCGGGTGGACAGAGGCGGAAAGCGAGCGCAGCGGAGTTGACTCCACCAGCCCAGTTCAGGGCTTCGGCAAAGGTCCagtccattttttgttttgttttgttttattatttatctggtcgtaaaaggttaaaaaaaacgacCTTTTTCTAGACCCTGATTTCTCTTTGAAGAACCTCCTTCATCTGGTGGAGAGCCTCTAGCAGTCACCATGTGGGAGTTCCGGTCCATGAATTTTTGGCGGGCGGTCTTCGCCGAGTTCTTCGGGACCATGTTCTTCGTGTTCTTCGGCATGGGCGCCGCACTGCGCTGGACCACGGGGCCTCTCCACGTCCTCCACGTGGCCCTGTGCTTCGGGCTCGCCGCCGCCACCCTCATTCAGTCCGTCGGTCACATCAGCGGCGGCCACATCAACCCCGCCGTCACCTTCGCCTACCTGGTCGGCTCGCAGATGTCCCTGTTCCGCGCCGTTTTCTACATAGCCGCCCAGTGCCTGGGCGCTGTGGCCGGGGCCGCTGTGCTTTACGGGGTCACGCCCGGCAACATGAGGGGCAACATGGCCATGAACACGGTAAGGGCCGCGGGGTTTTTTACACGGCAAAAAGACCAAACTCAACAGATTCCTTTGATTTGAACATTCTTGTGtacctgcagctgcagccgggCATCAGTCTGGGGATGGGCACCACCGTGGAGGTGTTCCTCACCATGCAGCTGGTGGTGTGCGTCTTCGCTGTGACCGACGAAAGGAGAAACGGACGCATGGGGTCCGCCGCCCTGTCCATcggcttctccgtcgccatcgGACATCTCATGGGGGTGAGGAGGAACACTGACATCCAACAACAGTTACgtttagaaaagaaaacagcccGTTGGTAACGAGTGTCTTGTGTGTTAGATGAACTACACCGGCGCCGGGATGAACCCCGCCAGGTCCTTCGCCCCGGCTGTGCTCTTCAGGAACTTCGCCAACCACTGGGTGAGACCCGCGGGCCCCGAGCGAAGGTCACAAGTGAGCCGAGCTCTCCGGTTGTTGACCCGTTTTCTGCCGCTTGCAGGTGTACTGGGTCGGGCCGATGATAGGCGGCGCCATGGGGGCCATCCTGTACGACTTCATGCTCTTCCCGCGCATGAGGGGCCTGTCCGAGCGCCTCGCCGCGCTGAAGGGAAGCCGCCCCCCCGAGAGCAACGGCCAGCAGGATGCCCGAGGGGAGCCCATCGAGCTCAAGACGCAAGCCCTATAAAGCCCGCCCCCTTTTCTCAGAGGGATGAGGGACAAGGCCCCCGTGCTACGCCAACCTCACCCGCTAACACCCCCACACAcgccaccccaccccctccatgCCTTCACACACCATTGCAAAGAATACTAAACCCCAAATGGTCAGAGCTAGACTAACACATGATGAGGTTGTTTTTCCGACGCCACTGTAAAAACGAACAGGTTCACAACCTTTGACCTCAACACAAAACAggactcctcccccccaccccagtcCTCACTCACGCTGTTTTTTTGGATCTATGGTGAAATGAGAGGGGTCAGAGGGCACGAGGCAGGTGAATGTGGAgtagaggggggtgggggttggggttTGGGTAGAGAGGGCAACATTCTGGGTTTGTGGTCGTTTCAGGTTGTGTTAGACCAGTGAAGATGGGCATGCTTTTTATCAATATTCATCTGAATTTATCTCCATTTTAGGTTGTTTTCTGCACTTCAGACACAAGACGTGGATGTATGATACCATTACATTTTACCAAGGTGTCAATATTTTCACTCACTACATTTTAtctgtggtttgtgtttgtgtggatacctctgcagcatgtgtgtgtgtgtgtgtgtgtgtgtgtgtgtgtgcgtgtgcacgtttATGCCTGAGAGTGAgcgtgtgcatttgtgtgtgcctgCCTGTGAGTATGTGTGCATATAGTtagtgtgtatatgtgtttgtgtgcgtgtgtgtgtgagatcgaGATTGCAGATACagtacttttcatttttaatttccatTACCCTTCTCCTGTTTCGTACCCAtcactgttttcattttgtcacCAATTTTTCTCCTCCCCTCACTATGGTATTTGCTAtgatattcatttttacataaaccatcagctttttttgttctgaACCAGCGCAATACAAAGGAAATGTTGTTTCCCAGACTTTGATAGCAGGTCTGTTCACTGCAGATCGGCCGTGCAAGCTTTTATTATTATGACCCTCACTGGGAGCATAAGGCGTTTCAATAAACGTTTCAATGATAATAAACATAGAAAACTTGATGAAAAGTGCGAGTCATTTTTGTTCCTTTAAATTGAGCATGTTGTGAGGTTGCTGTAAATTGAGGAAAATGTGACTTGCAGTGCGTCTTGTGGCCAGCAGAGGGCGAAAAGAGCACGTGACGCACACATTCAGAACTTGAATAAGTCGAGGGTCCGTgtaggtccgtgtaccttttgatcgtcccttttaccgtaaaaaccagaaaaccaaaacactcgtttctcgtttttcgtttctaatccaaaacggtaaaacggaagtGGGCGGgcgttttctcgtttttcgtttagaaCCTTTTCACTCCGTTaatcccttttgtgtgtttttccataaaacgaaaatacgaagcgtagccgctaaaccggaagtacgtagattttcacagtaaaatccaCGCAactgtctgcaatgacagcggttaccagggtaacatgaggagaaaagttcattaacggatataaataaataatccgggtccgacgggatgtgttagcagcagtagttgactacactcgctgctctttgaACCATAGATTTATCTAGGTCACTTATGTCGAACTCCGCCGCAGGTGTCTGGCTGCacgtccagtgcggtccgccaCCGCAGTGCGTACGGCCGTACAGAGAGTGTCAAAGACCTCAAACATGTCAGTGTGCGTGTGAATGCCATAAACAGGTCATATAAATTAGTCAAGGAAAAAGTATACTAAACCACAGTAAAATATTCCAAAATATCTATAAGTTACAATATAGCATTGGAGAATATcataaaaaggtgaaaaaatAAGAACCAAAATCATAAAAACTATAaacaatgtcattaaaaaaaataagaatcaaATCCAATTATTCTAATactattatataattatataataattatagcAGGACCAAAATAACCATATTGTTGCACGTCATGAACATGTAAAAAATTGTTTATTGGTAtggtatcatttaaaaaaataaaaagtatagtATACATAGTATGctaaaaattattttaaaaaaggtacaGTGTGACAGGTCAAAGAAATTCTTTATAATATTCAAATTTCGTTAAATAAAAAGTATGTAATGAACCACAGTAACGAtggcaagaaaataaaataatttattaaaaataataaaaggaaaagcatGTCATAAACATCTCacaaaaaagtcattaaaaaataataaaaagtcatagtatactGCGTCATGATCATGTAAAAAAGGCATAACTTAAAtgcactattattattatagtatcGGATGTCTTACACAATAGATACAAAGTCATGGTATGCCAATAAGGATCTAATTATAATATGGAAAAGGTTatttcataaataataatattgtagCATATcataaacaatttaaataataatttcacaTTTAGGAAACAACACATATTTGCTTTTTCACTGCTGTGAGTTATGCGAGACCAGTAAGGTGCAGCCGGACAGCTTAGCACAAACACCTAGCACATGAGCCATCTGGAGGACAGAAGGTTGGACGTGTCTCACACAGTTTTGTAACCTCAGTCGTTGTAATTCTAAAAACACTCCAAAAACGTCTCATttagaaatgttcctttttattttgcatatttgtttCAAACGTGACGTATGGCTTGGTTTATTAGACTGAAGGGTTCGTCTGTATTCCGCAGccccgaaaagaaaaaaaaaagagacaaagacaagacagacaaaacaaagacacaactcTGAGCAGCACAATGGGCTGGAAAAGGTCCTGACACCGGCGTGCACGGCGCCACTCTATTTctatctcacacaaacactcgcaCACCAAATGCACTCGCACACGTCCAGCAACACGGCACCTGCACCCAAACACGTTCACTTGATATGCATTGACGGCTTTGTATTCTGAGTATCttaaaaagacaacacaaacaatCCGGCTCCAAAAGTTACAGgtctaaaaagaaaatgagcccAACGAGCCGCTGCGGGGGTTTTCTTTGATAAACTATTGTGTTTTAAGGGTTGaagtctttctctctgctgcaatgctccagcagcaacaaacaaaagttCCTCGTCCCTCCACATCGTAATTGCATATTCTGTTAGTCTGTGACTAGCAACGTGCCCGCGGCAAATAAAAGgaacagaaggaggaggggggggcaataaaCATTTTGTTCAATCGAGATGAGAGACcaataaaaaggacaaacacAACCTGAACCAggtgcagagacagacagacagagatctAAGGCCATCGGCAGAAAGTTAACCTTGGAGGGGAGGTAATCGGGCCTCTGCTTCTCAAAGAGGAACCGGTCCCAGGCTCATCTAACATCCAGCGTCCCGCTCGGCACCTCCGGAGAAACTGCAGCCGCAGCACTAAAGCGTCCAATGTGACGCGTTCCTCGTGTTCTTCCCCCGCGCGCTCTGCAGCGGTCGGCCCGCCTCCGACCTCGGGGGGGTCAGCGGAAACATCCAGAAGATTACCAGTCGCCTGCCACGCACGAAAAACCTTCCCATCGAGTGCTGATGACCGAAGGAATAGAACATTTCATCACCTGTTACAACATcaataacaatatatatatatatatatttaaaaaagaggagTGAGTGCTTTCTAAAAGCCCTTTGGATTACATCACACTCCCTGGTAAACCAGTCCCGATGATGTCACAGGTCTACAGTCACCGCTCACAGTCACCGCTCACTGCATGCGGTCGGGCGGGGGGTAATGGAGGAAGGCCTGCGGGGCGGCGAGCGCGGCCAGCGGAGGGTGGAAGGTGGCCGCCGGGGCCGGGGAGGCCGCCAGAGCGGGCGCCGGCGCACCGAGGGAGAAGCTGTAGCCGAGGTACCCGGCGGAGGGCGACGGGGCG
This sequence is a window from Pungitius pungitius chromosome 1, fPunPun2.1, whole genome shotgun sequence. Protein-coding genes within it:
- the mipb gene encoding major intrinsic protein of lens fiber b: MWEFRSMNFWRAVFAEFFGTMFFVFFGMGAALRWTTGPLHVLHVALCFGLAAATLIQSVGHISGGHINPAVTFAYLVGSQMSLFRAVFYIAAQCLGAVAGAAVLYGVTPGNMRGNMAMNTLQPGISLGMGTTVEVFLTMQLVVCVFAVTDERRNGRMGSAALSIGFSVAIGHLMGMNYTGAGMNPARSFAPAVLFRNFANHWVYWVGPMIGGAMGAILYDFMLFPRMRGLSERLAALKGSRPPESNGQQDARGEPIELKTQAL